From Ipomoea triloba cultivar NCNSP0323 chromosome 5, ASM357664v1, the proteins below share one genomic window:
- the LOC116021105 gene encoding proteinase inhibitor type-2 CEVI57-like codes for MATTSKLGLVTLLLCGIIVVVGSQMKHANAQEKERCLKDCDVQAKYMICPATSVISEVNCTNCCVANNDGCILYNHNGTALCPKEPCTIAPN; via the exons ATGGCTACTACTAGCAAACTTGGCCTTGTCACCCTCCTCCTCTGCG GCATTATTGTCGTGGTTGGAAGCCAGATGAAGCATGCAAATGCCCAAGAAAAAGAACGTTGCCTTAAGGACTGTGATGTTCAAGCAAAGTATATGATCTGCCCTGCAACTTCTGTGATATCAGAGGTTAACTGCACAAATTGTTGCGTAGCAAACAACGATGGCTGCATACTCTATAATCACAATGGAACTGCCCTTTGCCCAAAGGAACCATGCACCATTGCCCCTAAttaa